Below is a genomic region from Anoplolepis gracilipes chromosome 1, ASM4749672v1, whole genome shotgun sequence.
TTTATTGTGTTACATGATAACTACAagattatattcaaaaatttttagaatgcactattaaatgcattattaaaagcacatttaaattaaatttttatttcatttaattttaatttttcttctcgaTACATTAATATCCTTAATATCTCCTTCTTATGTGTCTTccacattttttctattactagaaataatttaaaaattcttttcttctcaACGAATTGTACTTGATTCCGAGATTTAGATATGCAGTAAAAGTCGATGTAacatataaacaaacaaacaTTATGAATATACAGATTTTGATTTGTGTGAAAAAAAgctaaattaaatctatttcgaaataaatacatttatttatgaaagaatagaaaaataaactttaacattattattttacatttaatctatttttgtatgcgcaattaaatctaaaatatcttttatgtttGTCAAATTCATCAATACTTAGAAAAACAAAAGGTTTAAGCAAGATATTGTGCATAcatgatattataatcttatataagaactatttgttaattattgaattttaagataaatttatctatttaaactaataaaaattgaagcgtcgttatttataaatattcattaattaaatatattcacaaatatCCATATCACTTAAGAAGACGAGGAATTTATGTACGAATTCAATAATACAAAAGTCTTGGCTCTTCGCTAATATTAgtatatctttgtttttttagtatattatacattttttaaaaaagatagacgtttcttttttaaataatatttaatatgcttatatttaaattattaattaatgtgagTTGagcattttttagaaatttgaataaaatatgtattcctTAAATATTATCTGCCCTTAACACTTATTTCcgtcatataataaaatcctaAAAATCGGTTTCTCAAACATCGATTAACCTCAGCGGTTTAGTTTTAATTACatctttgtttctttctttaaacttctctgaaaaaaaacaaagatattaaagtcaaagaataatgtaaaaacGAGCCTTTTAGAGaatgtattttgtttaaaatcgtatatatttccattgaatgttaataaaacatgaataattaaaaagaagttaatattaaataaaatattatatactgtacacgaaatataaaatcaaattgcaATCAAATAGAATTGTTTGCATATAATCTATAATGTATTACATgcattaacaattttataaatattgctaaTAATGCGAATAATCTTATTTGCATTTATGATCATTGAAGTAtagtgtattatatacataaaactctaaaatattcttttatatattacacaaaacTACAGTAAATTTCtggattaaatttaagattactCATTCGTTGTAAAAATGTCAACATAACGAAAACATGTTTTGCATAGAACTACAGGATATAAACAAATACGATCAgtgtttgtattttattttgacgataaattcattaaaaatgtttttaagaaattaaaagtattaattttgaatttaattataaatttatagtaaaaagtAAATGTATTGCTTAGAAGATATTCTTTCGAAGAAAGATTGTTGGCCCTAAAAAGGGCCGATTGTTTAATTTGCTTTGTTCGTTTAAGCTCGTTCGCCACGAATACGACGTGCCAATTGGATATCTTTAGGCATGATGGTGACTCGCTTAGCATGAATAGCGCACAAGTTGGTATCTTCAAATAATCCTACGAGATATGCCTCGCTAGCTTCTTGAAGAGCCATTACAGCAGAACTTTGAAAACGTAGATCAGTCTTAAAGTCTTGAGCGATCTCACGAACGAGTCGCTGAAATGGTAATTTACGGATTAACAATTCCGTACTTTTTTGATAACGACGGATCTCACGAAGGGCCACAGTACCGGGCCTATAACGATGAGGCTTCTTCACGCCACCAGTAGCTGGTGCGCTTTTTCTTGCAGCTTTAGTAGCGAGTTGTTTGCGAGGAGCCTTTCCTCCTGTTGATTTACGAGCAGTCTGCTTGGTACGTGCCATATTAGCTAACGTAAAGTCTGAATCTGAGTAGCTTCAAAGAGCTTCGTCTGATTTAAAGAGGTCTGACTGACTCATTGTCATTATATATTGCTTCGACAATTACACAACGCCTCTGATTGGTTAGTACTGCAAGAGTGGGGAGCAGCGATCCTATTGGTCATAGTCGTCGTGGTGGGGAATTATCGTGCACCCATGGAATAAAACCGGGGTTTTCGCTAAGGTGGACAAAATTCGTTCTGTTCTTCTCAGAGTGACAGTACGACGCTTAGAAACAGATCACGATGACTGGTCGCGGTAAGGGAGGAAAAGGATTGGGAAAAGGAGGAGCGAAGAGACATCGTAAAGTACTTCGCGATAACATCCAAGGCATCACTAAGCCAGCCATTCGTCGTCTTGCACGTCGTGGCGGTGTCAAGCGTATTTCTGGATTGATTTACGAAGAGACGCGTGGTGTACTCAAAGTATTCCTCGAGAATGTTATTCGTGACGCGGTTACTTACACCGAGCATGCAAAGAGGAAGACCGTGACCGCTATGGACGTCGTCTACGCCCTGAAGCGTCAAGGAAGAACTCTGTACGGTTTCGGCGGTtaaatacaaacaaaattgttcTTATACACAAACGGCCCTTTTCAGGGCCACAAATTGTCAAACGATGGAATTTTCTTACTATTAGCAAttgttataa
It encodes:
- the LOC140667403 gene encoding histone H3; its protein translation is MARTKQTARKSTGGKAPRKQLATKAARKSAPATGGVKKPHRYRPGTVALREIRRYQKSTELLIRKLPFQRLVREIAQDFKTDLRFQSSAVMALQEASEAYLVGLFEDTNLCAIHAKRVTIMPKDIQLARRIRGERA
- the LOC140667408 gene encoding histone H4, which produces MTGRGKGGKGLGKGGAKRHRKVLRDNIQGITKPAIRRLARRGGVKRISGLIYEETRGVLKVFLENVIRDAVTYTEHAKRKTVTAMDVVYALKRQGRTLYGFGG